A region from the Bactrocera dorsalis isolate Fly_Bdor chromosome 1, ASM2337382v1, whole genome shotgun sequence genome encodes:
- the LOC105222257 gene encoding uncharacterized protein LOC105222257 isoform X2, which translates to MICKKDVIQWFKELESYKRIDTMCTLLNMCLPFELRFLGTCLEELGRRDSQELRGMELRVNNPQDLASDMVACQKGEPTDKKIRRKMALYLALIRACNRTCVTEIFRTLDGWGDRDFLNMNDSDTLQELLLVYTMAANHPVFSFDQQCKCTQIFEKIKENKLVADFQSSLPQQPSIDPTLVHTQHQQEPRQHLPPSHQEIPQQLLHAMHIPGQPHPQILTPVNIMPMTFPQGLHKIIQADGTMQHPVPVDPHMIPLNVIPTESNPIFQPTWQRMYPQTVEHPPQSASPMLSQQSSPSSSRTTSPNRNASSNMMLPAMQLQSRNMPQRMSASLKNVRRPSAETTPPPMGQQQHQQLIHDINMTTNIKNMDDGVASNEGTGNPLQALIRNGYPRRHKSGNYTPLIHQQQQQLAVNPHFQPVTNFAALAYSMQNMSMSDGAGTGLDTTLVPGSLNANKSGGSDTGSSNGSCGDASPPETPTLSGTTNVPGLRLGSENQLQKHQQLGYNKQTGNTRLNGRSDKMISANVVVNSVSTAASASGGNAGGIGLMQTSLANNNNSGGIGNNITVVNTTSNIGTSNNNLATNPVLMSSPSPGVASGGGSIITNMTPNPLILPTPHQQQYNATYPYHAAPTAQHQRLMSHTGGPAPPQLRLMPNEHIYSYYQIPGAAPPGAPPLALRPTNALPPPPNTNVTSGVTGVLQVQQQQPTAQALQTNPTIVASPTILTGGTPYSTQAAQIVSNKHLSCYNCGSQSHSGPDCQEASMEDVTRSAIYKLDYSGSSSASPTVSSGANSVTVGSAGAGGIGGAVAGGGGGGAGSGGGSGGGGAITDSLPIQHHPQQQQQHHQKQHTVEVTGATLVGTQSSATTLHSSTPVASAVNTK; encoded by the exons ATGATTTGTAAAAAGGACGTTATCCAATGGTTTAAAGAACTCGAGAGTTATAAAAGGATCGACACGATGTGCACTTTGCTTAACATGTGTTTACCGTTTGAGTTACGGTTCTTAGGGACATGCCTAGAAGAGTTGGGCCGGCGCGATTCGCAAGAGTTGCGTGGCATGGAATTAAGAGTAAATAATCCCCAAGATTTGGCATCTGATATGGTTGCATGTCAGAAAGGCGAACCAACTGATAAGAAAATAAGGCGAAAAATGGCGCTTTATTTAGCATTAATACGAGCTTGCAATCGTACCTGTGTGACGGAGATATTTCGAACGTTGGATGGTTGGGGTGACAGAGACTTTCTTAATATGAATGACTCAGATACTTTACAGGAACTTTTATTGGTTTACACCATGGCAGCAAATCATCCGGTGTTTTCATTTGATCAGCAATGCAAATGCACtcaaatttttgagaaaattaaagaaaacaagTTGGTGGCGGATTTTCAATCTTCGCTTCCTCAGCAGCCGAGTATTGACCCAACGCTAGTTCATACTCAACATCAGCAGGAACCACGTCAACATCTGCCTCCGTCCCACCAGGAAATTCCTCAGCAGTTACTTCATGCAATGCATATCCCTGGACAACCGCATCCACAAATATTAACACCCGTCAACATCATGCCAATGACATTTCCGCAAGGTCTTCATAAG atCATTCAAGCAGATGGAACAATGCAACACCCTGTTCCTGTTGATCCTCATATGATTCCATTAAATGTCATTCCAACTGAGTCGAATCCAATTTTTCAGCCAACATGGCAACGGATGTATCCTCAAACGGTTGAg caTCCACCGCAGTCGGCATCGCCGATGCTAAGCCAACAATCCTCTCCATCAAGTAGCCGAACCACAAGCCCAAATCGGAATGCAAGTAGTAATATGATGCTACCTGCCATGCAGTTGCAATCACGAAATATGCCACAAAGAATGAGTGCCTCATTGAAAAATGTAAGGCGTCCATCAGCTGAAACTACACCACCACCAATGGGACAACAGCAGCATCAACAACTGATACACGACATTAATATGACAACCAACATAAAGAATATGGATGAT GGTGTAGCAAGCAACGAAGGCACCGGTAATCCTCTACAGGCGTTGATTCGCAATGGTTATCCACGCCGGCATAAGTCAGGCAATTATACACCGCTTAttcatcagcagcaacaacaattagcgGTAAATCCACATTTCCAACCGGTAACAAATTTCGCTGCTCTTGCTTATTCAATGCAGAATATGTCAATGTCTGATGGCGCTGGTACTGGTTTAGATACCACATTAGTACCGGGATCGTTAAACGCGAATAAAAGTGGCGGCAGTGATACAGGAAGTTCCAATGGTTCGTGTGGTGACGCTTCACCGCCAGAAACGCCAACACTTTCCGGTACTACAAATGTGCCCGGCTTACGACTTGGTAGTGAAAATCAACTGCAAAAACATCAACAGTTGGGCTATAATAAACAGACGGGGAATACAAGGCTTAACGGACGCTCAGATAAAATGATTTCAGCgaatgttgttgtaaattcCGTTAGCACGGCTGCAAGTG CATCCGGTGGTAATGCTGGTGGCATTGGTTTGATGCAAACATCGCTGGCCAATAACAATAATAGCGGCGGCATTGGCAATAATATTACCGTTGTTAATACGACTTCAAATATCGGCACCAGTAATAATAATCTAGCAACTAATCCTGTTTTAATGAGTTCCCCATCGCCGGGTGTCGCTAGTGGTGGTGGTAGCATTATAACCAATATGACACCGAATCCGCTTATCCTGCCCACGCCACATCAACAGCAATATAACGCCACCTACCCATATCATGCAGCGCCTACTGCCCAACATCAGCGTTTGATGAGTCATACCGGTGGTCCAGCACCGCCACAATTACGACTTATGCCGAACGAACACATTTATTCATATTATCAAATACCAGGCGCGGCACCGCCCGGCGCGCCGCCTCTCGCATTACGTCCGACTAATGCGTTGCCACCCCCACCTAATACGAATGTGACATCGGGTGTTACCGGTGTGCTGCAGGTGCAGCAACAACAGCCCACTGCGCAGGCGCTTCAAACTAATCCAACTATTGTCGCCAGTCCAACGATATTAACTGGTGGTACGCCGTACAGCACGCAGGCAGCGCAAATTGTCAGTAATAAACATTTATCGTGTTACAATTGTGGTTCGCAGAGTCATAGTGGGCCCGATTGTCAAGAAGCGTCCATGGAGGACGTTACCCGCAGCGCCATATATAAATTAGACTATTCCGGCTCGTCGAGTGCGTCACCAACTGTGTCGTCGGGTGCGAATAGTGTGACCGTTGGTAGTGCGGGCGCTGGCGGTATTGGCGGTGCTGTTGCTGGTGGTGGTGGAGGTGGTGCTGGTAGTGGCGGTGGCAGTGGTGGTGGTGGGGCTATAACAGACTCTTTGCCAATACAACATCacccgcaacaacaacaacaacaccatcaaaaacaacacacagtGGAAGTAACTGGTGCAACATTGGTCGGTACACAGTCGAGTGCGACCACACTACATTCGTCCACGCCCGTCGCCAGTGCAGTGAACACAAAGTGA
- the LOC105222259 gene encoding calcium load-activated calcium channel — protein sequence MWSDTILIVFISICTALLGEGLTWVLVYRTEKYQKLKGEVEKQSKKLERRKEIHGESLDKSQKKKIERDEEKLKNNNRDLSLVKMKSMFATGFAFTALLSMFNSIFDGRVVAQLPFTPISWIQGLSHRNLSGDDYTDCSFIFLYILCTMSIRQNIQKLLGFAPSRAASKQGGGLFGPTPGQFK from the exons ATGTGGAGTGATACGATTTTAatagtatttatttctatttgcacAGCACTCTTAGGAGAAG GTCTTACTTGGGTATTGGTATATAGGactgaaaaatatcaaaaattgaaaggtgaagttgagaagcaaagcaaaaaat TGGAAAGGCGTAAGGAAATCCATGGAGAATCGCTTGATAAATcacagaaaaagaaaattgaacGCGATGAAGagaaactgaaaaataataatagagatCTGTCGTTGGTTAAAATGAAGTCTATGTTTGCGACGGGCTTCGCATTTACAGCGCTTCTCAGTATGTTCAACAGCAT CTTTGATGGACGTGTCGTAGCACAGCTACCCTTTACACCCATTTCTTGGATCCAGGGTTTGAGCCATAGAAATTTGTCGGGTGATGATTACACCGACTGCTCTTTTATCTTCCTTTATATACTTTGCACAATGTCTATTAGACAGAATATTCAAAAGCTTTTAGGTTTTGCGCCTTCAAGAGCAGCTAGCAAACAGGGTGGAGGATTGTTTGGACCCACACCGGGACAATTTAAATAA
- the LOC105222257 gene encoding uncharacterized protein LOC105222257 isoform X1 yields MICKKDVIQWFKELESYKRIDTMCTLLNMCLPFELRFLGTCLEELGRRDSQELRGMELRVNNPQDLASDMVACQKGEPTDKKIRRKMALYLALIRACNRTCVTEIFRTLDGWGDRDFLNMNDSDTLQELLLVYTMAANHPVFSFDQQCKCTQIFEKIKENKLVADFQSSLPQQPSIDPTLVHTQHQQEPRQHLPPSHQEIPQQLLHAMHIPGQPHPQILTPVNIMPMTFPQGLHKIIQADGTMQHPVPVDPHMIPLNVIPTESNPIFQPTWQRMYPQTVEHPPQSASPMLSQQSSPSSSRTTSPNRNASSNMMLPAMQLQSRNMPQRMSASLKNVRRPSAETTPPPMGQQQHQQLIHDINMTTNIKNMDDGVASNEGTGNPLQALIRNGYPRRHKSGNYTPLIHQQQQQLAVNPHFQPVTNFAALAYSMQNMSMSDGAGTGLDTTLVPGSLNANKSGGSDTGSSNGSCGDASPPETPTLSGTTNVPGLRLGSENQLQKHQQLGYNKQTGNTRLNGRSDKMISANVVVNSVSTAASGMYTTPMMNTHPALTQQSQPMYGTEIILASGGNAGGIGLMQTSLANNNNSGGIGNNITVVNTTSNIGTSNNNLATNPVLMSSPSPGVASGGGSIITNMTPNPLILPTPHQQQYNATYPYHAAPTAQHQRLMSHTGGPAPPQLRLMPNEHIYSYYQIPGAAPPGAPPLALRPTNALPPPPNTNVTSGVTGVLQVQQQQPTAQALQTNPTIVASPTILTGGTPYSTQAAQIVSNKHLSCYNCGSQSHSGPDCQEASMEDVTRSAIYKLDYSGSSSASPTVSSGANSVTVGSAGAGGIGGAVAGGGGGGAGSGGGSGGGGAITDSLPIQHHPQQQQQHHQKQHTVEVTGATLVGTQSSATTLHSSTPVASAVNTK; encoded by the exons ATGATTTGTAAAAAGGACGTTATCCAATGGTTTAAAGAACTCGAGAGTTATAAAAGGATCGACACGATGTGCACTTTGCTTAACATGTGTTTACCGTTTGAGTTACGGTTCTTAGGGACATGCCTAGAAGAGTTGGGCCGGCGCGATTCGCAAGAGTTGCGTGGCATGGAATTAAGAGTAAATAATCCCCAAGATTTGGCATCTGATATGGTTGCATGTCAGAAAGGCGAACCAACTGATAAGAAAATAAGGCGAAAAATGGCGCTTTATTTAGCATTAATACGAGCTTGCAATCGTACCTGTGTGACGGAGATATTTCGAACGTTGGATGGTTGGGGTGACAGAGACTTTCTTAATATGAATGACTCAGATACTTTACAGGAACTTTTATTGGTTTACACCATGGCAGCAAATCATCCGGTGTTTTCATTTGATCAGCAATGCAAATGCACtcaaatttttgagaaaattaaagaaaacaagTTGGTGGCGGATTTTCAATCTTCGCTTCCTCAGCAGCCGAGTATTGACCCAACGCTAGTTCATACTCAACATCAGCAGGAACCACGTCAACATCTGCCTCCGTCCCACCAGGAAATTCCTCAGCAGTTACTTCATGCAATGCATATCCCTGGACAACCGCATCCACAAATATTAACACCCGTCAACATCATGCCAATGACATTTCCGCAAGGTCTTCATAAG atCATTCAAGCAGATGGAACAATGCAACACCCTGTTCCTGTTGATCCTCATATGATTCCATTAAATGTCATTCCAACTGAGTCGAATCCAATTTTTCAGCCAACATGGCAACGGATGTATCCTCAAACGGTTGAg caTCCACCGCAGTCGGCATCGCCGATGCTAAGCCAACAATCCTCTCCATCAAGTAGCCGAACCACAAGCCCAAATCGGAATGCAAGTAGTAATATGATGCTACCTGCCATGCAGTTGCAATCACGAAATATGCCACAAAGAATGAGTGCCTCATTGAAAAATGTAAGGCGTCCATCAGCTGAAACTACACCACCACCAATGGGACAACAGCAGCATCAACAACTGATACACGACATTAATATGACAACCAACATAAAGAATATGGATGAT GGTGTAGCAAGCAACGAAGGCACCGGTAATCCTCTACAGGCGTTGATTCGCAATGGTTATCCACGCCGGCATAAGTCAGGCAATTATACACCGCTTAttcatcagcagcaacaacaattagcgGTAAATCCACATTTCCAACCGGTAACAAATTTCGCTGCTCTTGCTTATTCAATGCAGAATATGTCAATGTCTGATGGCGCTGGTACTGGTTTAGATACCACATTAGTACCGGGATCGTTAAACGCGAATAAAAGTGGCGGCAGTGATACAGGAAGTTCCAATGGTTCGTGTGGTGACGCTTCACCGCCAGAAACGCCAACACTTTCCGGTACTACAAATGTGCCCGGCTTACGACTTGGTAGTGAAAATCAACTGCAAAAACATCAACAGTTGGGCTATAATAAACAGACGGGGAATACAAGGCTTAACGGACGCTCAGATAAAATGATTTCAGCgaatgttgttgtaaattcCGTTAGCACGGCTGCAAGTGGTATGTATACAACACCAATGATGAATACACATCCGGCGCTAACGCAACAGTCACAACCAATGTATGGTACTGAAATTATTTTAGCATCCGGTGGTAATGCTGGTGGCATTGGTTTGATGCAAACATCGCTGGCCAATAACAATAATAGCGGCGGCATTGGCAATAATATTACCGTTGTTAATACGACTTCAAATATCGGCACCAGTAATAATAATCTAGCAACTAATCCTGTTTTAATGAGTTCCCCATCGCCGGGTGTCGCTAGTGGTGGTGGTAGCATTATAACCAATATGACACCGAATCCGCTTATCCTGCCCACGCCACATCAACAGCAATATAACGCCACCTACCCATATCATGCAGCGCCTACTGCCCAACATCAGCGTTTGATGAGTCATACCGGTGGTCCAGCACCGCCACAATTACGACTTATGCCGAACGAACACATTTATTCATATTATCAAATACCAGGCGCGGCACCGCCCGGCGCGCCGCCTCTCGCATTACGTCCGACTAATGCGTTGCCACCCCCACCTAATACGAATGTGACATCGGGTGTTACCGGTGTGCTGCAGGTGCAGCAACAACAGCCCACTGCGCAGGCGCTTCAAACTAATCCAACTATTGTCGCCAGTCCAACGATATTAACTGGTGGTACGCCGTACAGCACGCAGGCAGCGCAAATTGTCAGTAATAAACATTTATCGTGTTACAATTGTGGTTCGCAGAGTCATAGTGGGCCCGATTGTCAAGAAGCGTCCATGGAGGACGTTACCCGCAGCGCCATATATAAATTAGACTATTCCGGCTCGTCGAGTGCGTCACCAACTGTGTCGTCGGGTGCGAATAGTGTGACCGTTGGTAGTGCGGGCGCTGGCGGTATTGGCGGTGCTGTTGCTGGTGGTGGTGGAGGTGGTGCTGGTAGTGGCGGTGGCAGTGGTGGTGGTGGGGCTATAACAGACTCTTTGCCAATACAACATCacccgcaacaacaacaacaacaccatcaaaaacaacacacagtGGAAGTAACTGGTGCAACATTGGTCGGTACACAGTCGAGTGCGACCACACTACATTCGTCCACGCCCGTCGCCAGTGCAGTGAACACAAAGTGA
- the LOC105222262 gene encoding FAD-dependent oxidoreductase domain-containing protein 1: MIKTIAFTELFKINKFCRPALIRTFSDNNSDQPHPIKRTFKLLGNDMKKVKQFFTPLFEKKLEDVEANVEPSTRMDDNEFQTHCDILIIGGGGVGSAAAYWLKKKARQGLNVVVIEKDFSHLNTRNCLTLPTGGLHQQFLLPENIEMSLYGAEFMRNAKEELGVDVRFDPHGYLTLASAENAETLKTMSKIQNEFGARTEILTPERLKVKFPWLNIEDVAIGCQGLEKHGWFDSSSLLLGLRSKAMEYGAHFIQSELIDFKFQNQPDVVIEGGSTTSTYNALEKAIVKMPNGETRSIKFSICVLAAGTSSEKIAKLAKIGTSSGILKIPLPITQRNNYAYMFNSDDINTPGIGTPCVVDLSGVYFRRDGLTGNYVTGFSAFTNAENGPSENNFENNILPYLMRRMKMSKKPKVIDAWEYSYEYNVFDENGIIGPHAYYNNLYIASGFSGYGLQQSPAVGRAISELIIDAQFRTIDLSRLGFDRIIVDRPMFEHAFI; encoded by the exons atGATAAAGACCATAGCGTTTACAGAGctattcaaaattaataagttTTGCCGACCGGCTTTAATAAGGACTTTTAGTGATAATAATTCTGATCAACCACATCCAATTAAAAGAACTTTTAAACTTTTGGGAAATGAtatgaaaaaagtgaaacagTTTTTCACTCCCCTATTTGAGAAAAAACTTGAAGATGTGGAGGCAAATGTTGAACCTTCAACCAGAATGGATGACAATGAGTTTCAGACACATTGTGATATTCTCATAATAGGAGGAGGAGGTGTTGGATCAGCTGCTGCCTATTGGTTGAAGAAAAAAGCTCGTCAAGGcttaaatgttgttgttattgaaaaAGATTTTTCG CATTTAAATACCAGAAATTGTTTAACGTTACCTACGGGAGGCTTGCATCAACAATTTCTTTTACCTGAAAATATCGAAATGTCACTCTACGGAGCAGAGTTTATGAGGAATGCAAAAGAAGAACTTGGTGTTGACGTTAGATTTGATCCTCACGGATACCTCACACTAGCTTCTGCAGAAAATGCGGAAACACTTAAAACTATgtcgaaaattcaaaatgaatttGGCGCCCGTACCGAAATACTAACTCCAGAACGTCTAAAAGTAAAATTCCCATGGCTAAACATTGAGGATGTAGCAATTg GGTGCCAAGGCCTCGAAAAACATGGATGGTTTGATTCCTCTAGTTTGTTATTAGGACTTAGGAGTAAAGCAATGGAATACGGCGCACATTTCATACAATCTGAATTGATAGACTTTAAGTTTCAAAACcaaccagatgttgtcattgaAGGAGGATCTACAACCAGTACATATAATGCTTTGGAAAAAGCAATAGTCAAAATGCCTAACGGCGAAACCCGTTctataaaattttcgatttgTGTACTTGCGGCCGGTACAAGTTCAGAGAAAATTGCCAAACTAGCGAAAATTGGTACGAGTTCCgggattttaaaaattcctcTGCCAATAACCCAACGAAATAATTACGCTTACATGTTCAACAGTGATGATATCAATACCCCGGGTATCGGTACACCATGCGTGGTGGATTTGAGTGGTGTATACTTTCGAAGAGATGGCCTAACTGGTAACTATGTAACAGGTTTCAGTGCGTTCACAAATGCAGAAAATGGGCCAAGCGAAAACAActtcgaaaataatattttgccttATTTGATGCGTAGGatgaaaatgtcgaaaaaaccaaaagttaTTGACGCTTGGGAGTACTCTTATGAGTATAATGTCTTTGATGAAAATGGTATTATTGGCCCACATGCCTACTACAATAATCTGTATATTGCAAGTGGATTTTCTGGTTATGGCTTACAGCAATCGCCAGCTGTGGGTAGAGCAATTTCTGAATTAATAATCGATGCACAATTTCGGACTATAGATTTATCTAGACTTGGTTTCGATCGGATTATCGTAGATAGGCCAATGTTTGAGCACGCTTTTATATAA
- the LOC105222258 gene encoding probable 26S proteasome non-ATPase regulatory subunit 3, with protein MTNTVETSGQDVEMEVDPSSENAGDSKKDQGVSTILEIREQIRQIERAVASKESRFILRVLRSLPNTRRKLSAAIFRNIAQSIYPAGTDRETANSLIPNTPAGVIETEIPRSRSASKPPIAEVDAYFYLLLLVKLIDEGDIKRAVVCSEALMSKIAGQNRRTLDLIGAKSYFYYSRVIELNNCLETIRGFLHARLRTATLRNDFEGQAVLINCLLRNYLHYSLYDQADKLVKKSVFPVSASNNEWARFLYYLGRIKAAKLEYSDAHKHLVQALRKAPQNAAVGFRQTVQKLIIVVELLLGNIPERQIFRQAALRKSLAPYFQLTQAVRLGNLQRFGEVVENFGPKFQQDHTYTLIIRLRHNVIKTAIRSIGLSYSRISPNDIAKRLMLDSAEDAEFIVSKAIRDGVIEATLDPEQNYMRSKESTDIYSTREPQLAFHERITFCLDLHNQSVKAMRYPPKSYGKDLESAEERREREQQDLELAKEMAEDDEDGF; from the exons ATGACAAACACTGTGGAAACTTCAGGACAGGACGTTGAAATGGAGGTGGATCCATCTAGTGAAAATGCAGGAGACTCGAAAAAAGATCAAGGTGTCTCAACCATATTGGAAATTCGTGAGCAAATACGTCAGATTGAGAGGGCCGTAGCGTCAAAGGAATCTAG ATTCATTTTGAGAGTGCTGCGTTCACTTCCCAATACGCGCAGGAAACTAAGCGCTGCTATTTTCCGAAATATAGCTCAGTCAATATATCCAGCTGGAACCGATCGCGAAACTGCAAATAGTTTGATTCCGAATACTCCGGCTGGAGTCATAGAAACTGAAATACCGCGAAGTCGTTCAGCGTCAAAGCCTCCAATTGCTGAAGTCGATGCATACTTTTATTTACTCTTGCTGGTTAAGCTAATTGATGAAGGAGACATAAAACGTGCAGTTGTGTGTTCCGAAGCACTAATGTCGAAAATTGCTGGACAGAATCGTCGTACTTTAGATTTGATTGGAGCAAAATCTTATTTTTACTACTCGCGAGTTATTGAGCTTAACAACTGTTTAGAAACCATTAGAGGATTTCTTCATGCTCGTTTGCGCACAGCTACTTTGAGAAATGATTTCGAAGGTCAAGCTGTACTAATTAATTGCTTGTTACGGAATTATTTGCATTATTCACTTTACGATCAGGCAGACAAATTAGTAAAGAAGTCTGTATTTCCGGTATCGGCTAGTAACAATGAATGGGCacgatttttatattatttgggCCGTATAAAGGCAGCAAAGCTTGAATATAGTGATGCCCATAAGCATTTAGTACAAGCTTTGAGAAAAGCTCCACAAAACGCGGCCGTTGGATTTAGACAAACCGTGCAAAAGTTGATTATAGTTGTGGAGTTGCTATTGGGTAACATACCAGAACGACAAATTTTCCGACAAGCCGCATTGCGTAAATCTTTGGCACCCTATTTTCAGCTTACACAAGCTGTACGCTTGGGTAATCTTCAGCGATTTGGTGAAGTGGTAGAAAACTTCGGTCCGAAATTTCAACAAGATCATACTTACACATTGATCATTCGTCTAAGACACAATGTTATAAAAACTGCAATCCGTTCAATTGGACTCTCTTATTCACGCATATCACCAAACGATATTGCAAAACGTTTAATGCTAGATTCAGCCGAAGATGCTGAATTCATTGTGTCCAAAGCAATTCGTGATGGAGTTATAGAAGCAACTTTAGATCCAGAACAAAATTACATGAGAAGTAAGGAAAGTACAGATATATATAGTACACGCGAACCGCAGCTTGCTTTCCATGAACGTATTACATTTTGTCTTGATTTGCATAATCAAAGTGTAAAAGCCATGCGTTATCCGCCGAAATCATATGGTAAAGATCTTGAGAGCGCCGAAGAGCGGCGAGAGCGCGAACAACAGGACTTAGAATTAGCTAAAGAAATGGCCGAGGACGATGAAGATGGTTTTTAA